A single Mustela lutreola isolate mMusLut2 chromosome X, mMusLut2.pri, whole genome shotgun sequence DNA region contains:
- the LOC131821856 gene encoding protein FAM47E-like — protein MADKKWLLGPVPLEPMPLGMHCKPWYKDRLPSKCFPKHKNKLLKFPTSLDSRRWVFVKEGLDDFRRECPPCEDLITRGPKEGFLPMIVHRVPKPAPTKKKMTKETDLLSTLSPAQLARKAFVEDIEAHLTEHPLALYPNLEKDLPSDLLLKVLEVLDPDKRLNDTWAYCQNAEKRRKSPTKLRKKRPAKLNLELPKKTPGSHPDKLPHEERKSSINEDLLKTPPLHRKIPKGVRKFCKWVATFGDLGIDEEFIMKQFDIGYECKPTYDRSHTKKVNHVPLDLKYRKGRDKMDDIKFSIYWENWERKLQKPKNPYKPNWVKVRYGAWYLKPKLWKKLINDEPLIDPKVLHEAPDGRYGRNFPQKDILEELYGTIAFKDFILSKGYRMPGFLEKLFLRKGWKYDSVRTPIHQVINISTNVEEEEEQEEEKEEEEEEEEEEEEEEEEDDAHEDV, from the coding sequence ATGGCAGACAAGAAGTGGCTGTTAGGGCCTGTGCCACTGGAACCAATGCCGCTGGGCATGCACTGCAAGCCCTGGTACAAAGACAGGTTGCCCTCCAAGTGTTTCCCAAAGCACAAGAACAAGCTTCTGAAGTTCCCCACCTCCCTGGACAGTCGGCGGTGGGTATTTGTGAAAGAGGGGCTGGACGACTTCAGGAGGGAATGTCCACCGTGTGAAGACCTGATCACTCGCGGTCCTAAAGAaggctttcttcccatgattgTTCACAGAGTTCCCAAACCTGCCCCCACAAAGAAAAAGATGACCAAGGAAACGGACCTGTTGTCCACACTGTCGCCAGCCCAGCTAGCACGGAAGGCATTCGTAGAGGACATCGAAGCCCATCTGACAGAGCATCCCTTGGCTCTCTACCCAAATCTGGAGAAAGATCTACCTTCAGACCTCTTATTAAAGGTGCTAGAAGTGCTCGATCCTGACAAGAGGCTGAACGACACATGGGCCTATTGTCAGAACgcggagaaaagaaggaagtccCCCACAAAGCTTAGAAAGAAACGTCCTGCCAAACTCAATCTGGAACTTCCCAAGAAGACTCCTGGGTCACATCCAGACAAGTTGCCTCATGAAGAAAGGAAGTCAAGCATAAATGAAGATTTGCTCAAAACTCCTCCCCTTCATAGAAAAATACCAAAAGGAGTCCGTAAATTCTGCAAATGGGTTGCTACTTTTGGAGACTTGGGCATTGATGAAGAGTTCATCATGAAACAGTTTGACATTGGCTATGAATGCAAACCAACCTATGACAGGAGCCACACAAAGAAAGTAAACCATGTTCCTTTGGACCTAAAGTACAGAAAGGGGCGAGATAAAATGGATGATATAAAATTCTCCATatactgggaaaactgggagaGGAAACTCCAAAAACCAAAGAATCCTTATAAACCCAACTGGGTGAAGGTGAGGTACGGAGCATGGTACCTGAAGCCCAAGTTGTGGAAAAAGCTAATAAATGATGAACCTTTGATTGATCCCAAGGTTTTACATGAAGCTCCAGATGGAAGATATGGAAGGAATTTTCCTCAAAAGGATATTCTTGAAGAACTTTATGGAACaattgcttttaaagatttcattctaaGCAAGGGCTACAGGATGCCAGGCTTCCTTGAGAAGTTGTTTCTCAGGAAGGGATGGAAATATGATTCTGTTAGGACTCCTATACATCAAGTAATAAATATAAGCACAAatgtagaagaagaagaagaacaagaagaagaaaaagaagaagaagaagaagaagaagaagaagaagaagaagaagaagaagaagacgacgcACATGAAGATGTTTAA